Proteins from a single region of Limosilactobacillus fermentum:
- a CDS encoding helix-turn-helix domain-containing protein translates to MSSIQLARKYHIANNETILLWVHRFNRFGIAGLKPRPMNLEYSSEFKIEVLNWKQQHQASLSETALHFNLSSPSTIWQWQRKFDLKGLSGLNRVRGDPKTMAKHKHKKVTKPTTAQIQARHDKDELKQLKQENKMLRIENEFLKKLDALDHEKSAHAKP, encoded by the coding sequence ATTAGTTCCATTCAATTGGCCAGAAAATACCATATTGCCAACAATGAAACGATTCTCCTATGGGTTCATCGCTTTAATCGTTTTGGCATTGCAGGATTAAAACCGAGACCTATGAACTTGGAATACTCTAGTGAGTTCAAGATAGAAGTATTAAACTGGAAACAACAGCACCAAGCTTCGCTTTCAGAAACAGCACTACACTTCAATCTCTCTTCACCAAGTACTATCTGGCAATGGCAAAGAAAGTTTGATTTAAAGGGACTCAGTGGCCTAAATAGAGTGAGAGGAGATCCAAAGACTATGGCTAAGCATAAGCATAAAAAAGTAACCAAACCCACAACAGCACAAATTCAAGCACGCCACGATAAAGATGAGTTAAAGCAACTCAAGCAAGAAAATAAGATGTTAAGAATCGAGAATGAATTCCTAAAAAAACTCGATGCCTTAGATCACGAAAAATCAGCTCACGCGAAACCGTGA
- a CDS encoding sensor histidine kinase — protein sequence MRLMYRQMLGFVAVILSLMAILTVSFISVTDQTIYQSTWRQLTKYSDSLVWDSIRYNPKTNDFAGFENSALSSNARLLSRQDVHFAIYNAAKKELYASNGFTPKLTASDWKHLKNGDIVKKKADYPAFRRVNVEGKESYKTSSEMTLIIHPYFYKQKLVAIVTIGTFVSTIRQNVKQLLKNFVFAFLLALLVALVISYMIARSLTKRIDKLNTATHLVAQGNYQVHLDNKNKDELDELSANFNQMVGSLRASREEIRRQEERRKQFMADVAHEMRTPLTTINGLLEGLAYDAIPEEDKMHSIQLMQNDTKRLIRLVNDNLNYEKIRTNQISMERKVFDAAAVLENLRDQLRKKAAANKDELKLVVPDSIPVYADYDRFVQIMFNIIQNAIQFTTGGQITISAQRVAQGTEVKVADTGIGMTEEQVQNIWERFYKADRSRMNSQYGESGLGMAIVRQLVELHGGKIDVDSTYGQGTTFTVFFPDREYAPHNGSKHDHHDDA from the coding sequence ATGCGGTTAATGTACCGGCAGATGCTCGGCTTTGTGGCCGTCATCTTGTCATTAATGGCGATCCTCACGGTGTCGTTTATTTCGGTCACGGACCAAACCATTTACCAATCGACGTGGCGACAACTCACTAAGTATTCGGATAGCTTGGTTTGGGATTCGATTCGCTACAACCCCAAGACTAACGACTTTGCGGGCTTTGAAAACTCGGCACTCTCTAGCAACGCCCGTCTTTTGTCGCGCCAGGATGTGCACTTTGCCATCTATAACGCGGCCAAAAAGGAACTATATGCTAGCAATGGCTTTACGCCAAAGTTAACCGCTAGTGATTGGAAACACCTCAAAAACGGTGATATCGTCAAGAAAAAGGCTGATTACCCGGCCTTTCGTCGGGTTAACGTGGAGGGCAAGGAGTCATATAAGACGTCCTCTGAAATGACCTTAATTATTCACCCCTACTTCTACAAGCAAAAGCTAGTGGCGATCGTAACCATTGGGACCTTTGTTTCCACGATTCGCCAAAACGTTAAGCAACTGCTGAAGAACTTTGTCTTCGCCTTTTTGCTGGCTTTGCTAGTGGCCCTAGTGATTTCTTATATGATCGCCCGCTCGTTAACCAAGCGAATTGATAAGCTCAACACCGCGACCCATTTGGTGGCCCAGGGTAATTATCAGGTTCACTTGGATAACAAGAATAAGGATGAACTGGACGAACTAAGCGCCAACTTTAACCAGATGGTCGGCTCCCTACGTGCGTCACGAGAGGAAATCCGTCGCCAAGAAGAACGGCGTAAGCAGTTCATGGCCGACGTAGCCCACGAGATGCGCACCCCGTTGACCACGATCAATGGGCTTTTGGAGGGGCTAGCTTACGATGCGATCCCTGAAGAAGATAAGATGCACAGCATTCAGTTGATGCAAAATGACACCAAGCGCTTGATCCGGCTAGTGAACGATAACCTAAATTACGAGAAGATCCGGACTAACCAGATCAGCATGGAACGCAAGGTCTTTGATGCCGCTGCCGTGCTGGAAAATCTAAGGGATCAACTGCGCAAGAAAGCGGCTGCCAACAAGGATGAGCTAAAGCTAGTAGTGCCCGATAGCATTCCGGTTTATGCCGATTACGATCGCTTTGTCCAAATCATGTTTAACATCATCCAAAACGCGATTCAGTTTACCACCGGCGGCCAGATTACAATTAGTGCCCAGCGGGTGGCCCAAGGGACCGAGGTTAAGGTGGCAGACACCGGGATTGGGATGACCGAAGAGCAGGTGCAAAACATTTGGGAGCGTTTCTACAAGGCTGACCGCTCACGAATGAACTCCCAGTACGGGGAGTCTGGCTTGGGGATGGCAATCGTTCGCCAATTAGTGGAATTGCACGGTGGCAAAATTGACGTTGATTCGACTTACGGGCAGGGGACGACCTTTACCGTCTTCTTCCCGGATCGGGAGTACGCCCCCCACAACGGGAGTAAACACGATCACCACGACGATGCATAA
- a CDS encoding IS3 family transposase, translated as MDVQHALESHPSINGMCDYVGISRSGYYQREKRHNHQSLRKLRKKFIQGEIKAIWLKSLCIYGAGKITQELRSKGYKIAERTVGKYMRELGIHAVYLTPWTTTTRNSKFDKQLINILDEQFNPLRPNAVWCIDTTYIPVHDGFVYLTSIMDLYSRRIIGWDLSETLEVSNVIPLIEKAKHSRHISKPLIMHSDRGSQFTSEAYNQVTANMTLSYSKKAYPWDNACIESFHALIKREWINRFKIHSYSEAKRLVFQYIETFYNTVRIHSHCGFKSPKQLEDEYQTQIQNLVVA; from the coding sequence ATGGACGTTCAGCACGCTTTGGAATCCCACCCTTCCATCAATGGTATGTGTGATTATGTTGGAATCTCAAGAAGTGGTTACTATCAACGAGAAAAGCGTCATAATCACCAATCACTGCGAAAGCTTCGGAAGAAGTTTATTCAAGGTGAAATTAAAGCAATTTGGCTCAAAAGCCTTTGTATTTACGGTGCCGGCAAAATCACCCAAGAACTTCGCTCAAAAGGATATAAGATCGCTGAACGAACTGTTGGTAAGTATATGCGTGAACTTGGCATTCACGCCGTTTACCTAACCCCTTGGACGACTACCACTCGCAATTCTAAGTTTGATAAACAGCTAATAAATATTTTAGACGAGCAGTTCAATCCATTGCGACCAAACGCCGTTTGGTGCATTGACACCACTTATATTCCAGTTCATGACGGATTCGTTTATTTAACCAGTATTATGGACTTGTACTCCCGACGGATCATTGGTTGGGACTTATCTGAAACCTTGGAGGTATCGAATGTCATCCCACTTATTGAAAAGGCTAAGCACAGTCGCCATATTAGCAAGCCATTAATCATGCACAGTGATCGTGGTAGTCAGTTTACGTCTGAAGCTTACAATCAAGTTACAGCTAACATGACATTAAGCTATTCAAAGAAAGCTTATCCTTGGGATAATGCCTGCATTGAGTCGTTTCATGCCTTGATTAAGCGTGAATGGATAAATCGGTTTAAAATCCATTCATACTCCGAAGCTAAACGACTAGTTTTTCAGTACATTGAAACGTTTTACAACACAGTTAGAATTCACAGTCACTGTGGATTCAAATCACCAAAGCAACTTGAAGATGAGTATCAAACTCAAATTCAAAATTTAGTCGTGGCATAG
- a CDS encoding response regulator transcription factor has protein sequence MKILMIEDNRSVCEMMSMFFKKEKWDATFAYDGEEAVEKFAAEADDWEMVLLDLNLPKKDGMQVAADIRRISPTVPIIILTARDSESDQVLGLEMGADDYVTKPFSPLTLIARIKALRRRVQLSGIANKAEQVTSEFDIQTSHFKLNSKTREAYLNGNLISNLTPKEFDLLKTLASKPKQVFTREQLLQLVWDYEFYGDERTVDAHIKKLRQKIEKVGPKVIQTVWGVGYKFDDSEADDK, from the coding sequence ATGAAAATCCTGATGATTGAAGATAACCGCTCGGTATGTGAAATGATGTCGATGTTTTTTAAAAAGGAGAAGTGGGACGCCACTTTTGCTTACGATGGTGAGGAAGCCGTGGAAAAGTTTGCGGCCGAAGCCGACGACTGGGAAATGGTGCTCCTAGATTTAAACCTCCCGAAAAAAGACGGGATGCAAGTGGCCGCCGACATTCGCCGGATTTCGCCGACGGTACCGATCATCATCTTGACGGCTCGGGACTCGGAAAGTGATCAAGTGCTGGGGCTCGAAATGGGGGCGGATGACTACGTAACCAAGCCCTTTAGCCCGCTGACCTTAATCGCCCGGATCAAGGCCTTGCGCCGGCGGGTCCAATTGTCGGGAATCGCCAACAAAGCCGAACAAGTGACCTCCGAATTCGACATTCAAACTAGCCACTTCAAGCTCAACTCCAAGACCCGCGAGGCTTATTTAAACGGCAACTTAATTTCCAACTTAACCCCGAAGGAATTTGACCTGTTAAAGACCCTGGCCTCTAAGCCAAAGCAGGTCTTTACCCGGGAGCAGCTCTTACAGTTGGTTTGGGATTACGAATTTTACGGTGATGAGCGAACCGTCGACGCCCACATTAAAAAGCTCCGCCAAAAAATTGAAAAGGTGGGGCCAAAGGTGATTCAAACCGTTTGGGGGGTCGGCTACAAATTTGACGACAGCGAGGCGGATGATAAATAA
- a CDS encoding GRP family sugar transporter produces the protein MEYLIALIPALGWGLMPLITGKMGGSEANQIFGIGAGASIVGIIAFLITQPTVSAGAFIFSMVCGALWSTAQIGQFVSFKRMGVSSTIPLSTVFQLVGNSLIGVMIFGEWRGAKALLIGFGALLIVIIGALMTSVSDKKGDSKVTTSNVIFLLATTIGYWIYSSFPKIPYLANQSSEGIFLPEVLGILVGAILYELFTGNAKAFGQKEQYTNILGGISWGIAAFAYIFAARSLGVNVAFIFTQLNVVIATFGGILVLHEHKSSHEMKFTLLGILLIVIGSVATIFA, from the coding sequence ATGGAATACTTAATCGCACTTATCCCTGCCCTCGGGTGGGGGTTGATGCCGCTGATTACCGGGAAAATGGGTGGCTCCGAAGCCAACCAAATTTTCGGGATTGGAGCCGGAGCTTCAATCGTGGGGATCATCGCCTTTTTGATTACCCAACCAACCGTATCGGCGGGCGCCTTTATCTTTTCGATGGTCTGTGGGGCCCTGTGGTCAACGGCCCAAATTGGTCAGTTCGTGTCCTTTAAGCGGATGGGGGTTTCCTCTACGATTCCGCTGTCAACCGTGTTCCAACTGGTCGGGAACTCCCTGATCGGGGTGATGATCTTTGGTGAATGGAGGGGTGCTAAGGCCCTCCTGATCGGTTTTGGGGCCCTGTTAATCGTGATCATCGGGGCCTTGATGACTTCGGTTTCTGATAAGAAGGGTGATAGTAAGGTAACCACCAGCAACGTCATCTTCTTATTAGCAACGACGATCGGTTACTGGATTTACTCTTCCTTCCCGAAAATTCCATACTTGGCTAACCAAAGCTCAGAGGGGATCTTCTTACCGGAAGTGTTGGGGATCTTGGTCGGGGCAATCCTGTACGAGCTCTTTACCGGTAACGCCAAGGCCTTTGGACAAAAGGAGCAATACACCAATATCTTAGGTGGGATCTCTTGGGGGATCGCGGCCTTTGCCTACATCTTTGCCGCCCGGAGTTTAGGGGTTAACGTTGCCTTTATTTTCACGCAGTTGAACGTGGTGATTGCAACCTTTGGTGGGATCTTAGTTCTTCACGAACACAAGTCTAGCCACGAAATGAAGTTCACCCTGCTGGGAATCTTGCTAATTGTAATCGGTTCTGTTGCTACCATTTTTGCTTAA
- a CDS encoding transposase, with translation MTKHSYDKEFKEQAVQYYLDNKDHMTMNEISKNLGIGASTLHKWIKLFTETGEFGRGSGNFASDKDKEIARLKRQLRDAEGAIEVLKKSIGILSK, from the coding sequence ATGACGAAGCACAGTTATGACAAGGAATTTAAGGAACAGGCCGTTCAGTATTACTTAGATAACAAGGATCACATGACCATGAATGAAATAAGTAAGAATCTAGGTATTGGGGCTAGTACATTACATAAATGGATTAAGCTGTTTACTGAGACTGGGGAGTTTGGCCGTGGCTCTGGTAATTTTGCCAGCGATAAGGACAAGGAGATTGCACGACTAAAGCGTCAACTTCGTGACGCTGAAGGAGCGATCGAAGTATTAAAAAAATCAATCGGGATTCTGAGCAAGTAA
- the ahpC gene encoding alkyl hydroperoxide reductase subunit C, whose product MNFLNQEIDDFKVQAYQDGDTKEVTKADVLGKWSIFFFYPADFSFVCPTELEALQDKYEEFKQADAEIYSVSEDTEFVHKAWAEASEEIGKVKYPMLADPAGKLARMFDVLDEEAGQAYRGVFIVDPDGKIQSYTINNMGIGRSAEEILRTLQAAQFVREHGDRVCPANWKPGDDTIKPSLDLVGKL is encoded by the coding sequence ATGAACTTTTTAAACCAAGAAATTGACGACTTTAAGGTGCAAGCATACCAAGATGGTGACACCAAGGAAGTTACTAAGGCGGACGTCCTGGGTAAGTGGAGTATCTTCTTCTTCTACCCGGCCGACTTCTCTTTTGTTTGTCCAACGGAACTAGAAGCATTACAAGATAAGTACGAAGAATTTAAGCAAGCAGACGCCGAAATTTACTCGGTTTCCGAGGACACGGAATTCGTTCACAAGGCCTGGGCAGAAGCTTCCGAGGAAATCGGTAAGGTAAAGTACCCAATGTTGGCTGACCCAGCCGGTAAGTTAGCACGCATGTTTGATGTCTTGGACGAAGAAGCAGGCCAAGCTTACCGGGGTGTCTTCATCGTGGATCCTGATGGGAAGATCCAATCTTACACCATTAACAACATGGGGATTGGTCGTTCGGCAGAGGAAATTTTACGGACGCTTCAAGCGGCCCAATTCGTTCGCGAACACGGTGACCGCGTTTGCCCAGCTAACTGGAAGCCAGGCGACGATACCATTAAG
- a CDS encoding IS3 family transposase: protein MTLIDDLRRVFKTSISFILKAVKILRGTYYYTNHSQGRKYDDDQVIQAIDEIRQTDAKYTQKYGYRRITLVMHEQGFKVNHKRVLRIMKEQGWTSQAFNKQTRKYNSYKGVVGRIAKNKLHRRFKTDRPYQKLVADVSEFRYGQMSQSERIYLEPIMDLFSGEILAFNISAHPTLEFALKPLKEALDGLPELPYRTTVHTDQGFQYQHKQWQKTLKTHHTFQSMSRKATCLDNAAMESFFHLMKAEMMDEHFENPESLAQAMTEWIEFYNNRRIRTKLKGKSPVQYRELANQLVA, encoded by the coding sequence GTGACCTTAATTGATGATCTGAGGCGAGTCTTCAAAACGTCGATTAGTTTTATCCTCAAAGCCGTTAAGATACTACGTGGCACGTACTATTACACTAATCACAGCCAGGGACGAAAATATGATGATGACCAGGTTATCCAAGCCATTGATGAAATTCGCCAAACAGATGCCAAGTATACTCAAAAATACGGTTACCGTCGCATAACGTTAGTTATGCATGAACAGGGATTTAAAGTTAATCACAAACGCGTCCTCCGAATTATGAAGGAACAAGGCTGGACAAGTCAGGCCTTTAATAAGCAAACTCGTAAATATAACTCATACAAAGGAGTTGTTGGTAGAATCGCCAAAAACAAGTTACACCGGCGATTCAAGACAGATCGACCATATCAAAAACTTGTCGCCGACGTTAGTGAATTTCGATACGGTCAGATGAGTCAAAGTGAACGAATCTATTTAGAGCCCATCATGGATTTATTTTCGGGTGAAATTTTGGCATTTAACATTAGTGCACATCCAACTCTTGAGTTTGCGTTGAAGCCACTAAAAGAAGCATTAGATGGACTACCTGAGCTTCCTTATCGAACAACGGTACACACAGATCAAGGATTTCAGTACCAACATAAGCAGTGGCAAAAAACGCTTAAAACTCATCATACCTTTCAGAGTATGTCCCGTAAGGCGACTTGCTTAGATAACGCCGCCATGGAATCATTCTTTCATCTCATGAAAGCAGAGATGATGGATGAACACTTCGAAAATCCAGAGAGTCTCGCGCAAGCGATGACTGAATGGATTGAGTTTTATAATAACCGTAGAATCAGGACCAAGCTAAAAGGCAAGTCACCAGTACAATACCGAGAACTTGCCAATCAGTTAGTAGCTTAA
- a CDS encoding DUF956 family protein codes for MINEQPRLVMPATSFLYQNSYGNIVIGDGGFEYFDNKDRRKFIEIPWSEIDYVMVSVFFKGHWIPRIQVVTKKNGGYIFAAKEPKKLLKLMQDYVPKENFVKPRPMFKRISGWFKH; via the coding sequence TTGATTAACGAACAGCCCCGCTTGGTGATGCCAGCGACTTCGTTTCTGTACCAAAACTCCTACGGCAACATCGTGATCGGCGATGGTGGTTTCGAGTACTTTGATAACAAGGACCGGCGGAAGTTCATTGAAATTCCGTGGTCAGAAATTGACTACGTAATGGTGTCGGTCTTTTTCAAGGGGCACTGGATCCCCCGGATTCAAGTGGTGACCAAGAAAAACGGTGGTTACATCTTTGCGGCTAAGGAACCCAAGAAACTCCTCAAGTTGATGCAAGATTACGTCCCCAAGGAAAATTTCGTCAAACCGCGACCGATGTTCAAACGAATTAGTGGCTGGTTTAAGCACTAG
- a CDS encoding PTS system mannose/fructose/sorbose family transporter subunit IID, with protein MAEEKIKLSKRDRFDACMRSTFLQGSWNYERMQNGGYAYAMSPAIKKLYKTKEDRAAALKRHLEFFNTHPYLASPIIGVTLALEEEKANGVEVDDQAITGVKVGMMGPLAGVGDPVFWFTARPIIAGLGASLAISGNIMGPILFFVIWNILRIAFMWYTQEYGYKLGTRITDDTSGGLLQTVTRGASMMGMFILGTLIERWVSIKFTPVVSKTPLQKGAYIEWDKLPNNMHSVQKVLQQWDMGKGLSLTSTKVTTLQNNLDQLIPGLAALLLTILCMWLLKKNVSPIVIILGLFIVGILGHVVGLL; from the coding sequence GTTAAGCAAGCGTGACCGCTTCGATGCCTGCATGCGGTCAACCTTCTTGCAGGGTTCCTGGAACTACGAACGGATGCAAAACGGTGGGTATGCCTACGCAATGTCACCTGCCATCAAGAAGTTATACAAGACTAAAGAAGACCGGGCGGCTGCCTTGAAGAGGCACTTGGAATTCTTTAACACCCACCCGTACCTGGCCTCCCCAATTATCGGGGTGACCTTGGCCCTAGAAGAAGAAAAGGCCAACGGGGTTGAAGTTGACGACCAAGCCATTACCGGGGTGAAGGTCGGGATGATGGGCCCACTCGCCGGGGTGGGGGACCCAGTCTTCTGGTTTACTGCGCGGCCAATCATTGCCGGGTTAGGGGCTTCCCTGGCCATTTCCGGTAACATCATGGGCCCAATCCTCTTCTTCGTGATTTGGAACATCTTGCGGATTGCCTTCATGTGGTACACCCAAGAATACGGCTACAAGTTAGGGACGCGGATTACTGACGATACTTCCGGTGGCCTCTTACAAACCGTTACCCGTGGGGCTTCCATGATGGGGATGTTCATCCTCGGGACGCTGATCGAACGGTGGGTTTCCATCAAGTTCACGCCGGTCGTTTCCAAGACGCCACTGCAAAAGGGCGCCTACATTGAATGGGATAAGTTGCCAAACAACATGCACTCGGTGCAGAAGGTTCTGCAACAATGGGACATGGGTAAAGGCTTGTCCTTGACGAGCACGAAGGTGACGACCTTACAAAACAACTTGGATCAATTGATTCCTGGTTTAGCAGCCCTGTTGCTAACCATCTTGTGCATGTGGTTGTTGAAGAAGAACGTTTCACCGATCGTGATTATCTTGGGGCTTTTCATCGTCGGGATCCTCGGTCACGTTGTGGGGCTTTTGTAA